The proteins below come from a single Dermacentor albipictus isolate Rhodes 1998 colony chromosome 7, USDA_Dalb.pri_finalv2, whole genome shotgun sequence genomic window:
- the LOC135899659 gene encoding 5-hydroxytryptamine receptor 1-like, producing the protein MPPAMYLELSGHRWDLGQAACDAWVSMDVASCTASILNLCMISVDRYLAITRPLTYGVRRTARRAWACIGAVWLLAALISVPPLLVLGNEHGTLDAPTCLVCQHLAYQLYATLGAFYIPLAVMLFVYWRIHRAAKKVIEAEHRARPGPRSRSLRVVLRERKASITLGIILTAFTACWLPFFALALVRPLGGKPLPEVAHSFALWLGYANSALNPVIYVTFHHDFRRAFRDLLCFRCQTQTTGSSTTGGGSSSGTVRQLLGSRDNHLNSWA; encoded by the coding sequence ATGCCTCCCGCCATGTACCTCGAGCTCTCCGGCCACCGCTGGGACCTGGGACAAGCAGCCTGCGATGCTTGGGTGTCCATGGACGTCGCCTCCTGCACCGCCTCCATCCTCAACCTGTGCATGATCTCCGTGGACCGCTACCTGGCCATCACTCGACCCTTGACCTACGGCGTCCGGCGCACGGCACGAAGGGCCTGGGCTTGCATCGGTGCCGTCTGGCTCCTGGCGGCGCTGATCAGCGTGCCCCCACTGCTAGTCCTGGGGAACGAGCACGGCACTCTCGATGCACCCACCTGCCTCGTCTGCCAGCACCTCGCCTACCAGCTGTACGCCACGCTCGGAGCCTTCTATATACCCTTGGCCGTGATGCTGTTCGTGTACTGGAGGATCCACAGGGCTGCGAAGAAGGTCATCGAAGCCGAGCACCGAGCAAGGCCTGGACCTCGCAGCAGGAGCCTGAGAGTCGTTCTGAGGGAACGCAAGGCCTCCATAACGCTCGGAATAATCCTGACAGCTTTCACGGCCTGCTGGCTCCCTTTCTTCGCCCTCGCCCTGGTGCGGCCTCTTGGAGGCAAACCCCTTCCGGAGGTGGCGCACAGCTTCGCGCTGTGGCTGGGCTACGCCAACTCGGCGCTGAACCCGGTTATCTACGTAACCTTCCACCACGACTTCAGGCGCGCCTTCCGGGACCTGCTGTGCTTCCGCTGCCAGACGCAGACGACCGGAAGCAGCACGACTGGGggcggaagcagcagcggcacGGTCAGACAGTTGCTGGGCAGCAGGGACAACCACCTCAACTCGTGGGCCTGA